A stretch of DNA from Mesotoga infera:
ACTCCGCCGGGAATTCTCTCTTCCGAATACTCGGGATTGTTTATTACGAAGAGCTGAATCTCTTTTCTTATCTTATTAAGGAGTTCTTTCACCCTTGCGTATATTACTGTGGAAAGTCTCCTGACAGAGACGTTCTTTCTTGTTCTCTCGTCTAGGCCGAAGTATTCCACTACATCTTCAGAATCCGGCGGGAACATGCTGCAGTGACCATAGTTTACGAGAAGTCTCTCGGCTTCATCTACAGATGTACCAAGTACTCTGGCAACATCCAGGACTATATGTCTTATTCCAAGAGGGATTCTTGAGATATAAACGGGAAGATTCTCTCTGTAGATCACAATCTCCGAAAAACTGTGACCCAAAACTACGCTTACCACTCCATGCTGCTTTTCGGTGTCTGTGAGTACCGCTTCGGAGGCAGAGATCAAGGCCGGGGAAATGAAGAAGTCGCCCCTTCCGAAAAGCTCTTCGAATAGCCTTCGGAATATTTCGACTGACTTTCCCTCACTGGAAACAAAGACCATCTCGACGTTCAATTTCTTGGCATACATCTCGACAGGGTTGAAGACGACTTTGTCATCATCAAGAATATACTTGCGTATATAGCTTCTGTGTATGTTAGTGTTGCCCGTCTTCATCTTCTCGGCCTTTAGACGGCTCATAATGCTAATTATCGTCTGCTCTTTAACCATTACCTGTTTGTCCTCGGAGAGAACCTCTTCAATGTTTTCGGAAAACACCGAATAATCTCCGTCCGTGAAACTTATCCTGAAGTCCGCTTCAACATCTTTCTTGCCCATCTGACCCGTAAGATCCTCGATCAGCTTTTGTATCGACTGCTTAAGAGCGACCGCATCTTTAACTTCGCCCTTGTCAAGTCCAACAGTCTTGACGCTTCCATAAGCCTCAAGAGTCATCTGACCTGTCTGCTCTCTACTCACTACCACACCCTTCAGGGTGTTCGTGCCAACATCGAGAGAAACTGTGTAATCCTTCCCCC
This window harbors:
- a CDS encoding cell division protein FtsA; this translates as MARGKDYTVSLDVGTNTLKGVVVSREQTGQMTLEAYGSVKTVGLDKGEVKDAVALKQSIQKLIEDLTGQMGKKDVEADFRISFTDGDYSVFSENIEEVLSEDKQVMVKEQTIISIMSRLKAEKMKTGNTNIHRSYIRKYILDDDKVVFNPVEMYAKKLNVEMVFVSSEGKSVEIFRRLFEELFGRGDFFISPALISASEAVLTDTEKQHGVVSVVLGHSFSEIVIYRENLPVYISRIPLGIRHIVLDVARVLGTSVDEAERLLVNYGHCSMFPPDSEDVVEYFGLDERTRKNVSVRRLSTVIYARVKELLNKIRKEIQLFVINNPEYSEERIPGGV